aagaattaGAAGTTAGTTACATATTGTTTTTTCAATACTTTTTACTTAAGACGTGTAAATACCTTCGAATTAAATTCCAAATTGAGTGTATTATAGTATACATTCGGGGTTTCACTTTTATggtaaaaatatctttttgaACCTAATTTTATGATTCTTTTTGAAAGGTGGAAGTTACAGTTTATAATGATATGAGTACAGTATATTTTaagtttattaaaatgatCACGAAAGTGTTcttcgatttaaaaaaaatgggGCCCTGAAAAGGGCCGATTGTTGTGTAAAAGGCGGAGCCTTAAAACTTAAGCTCTTTCTCCACGAATACGGCGAGCAAGTTGGATGTCCTTTGGCATGATTGTAACTCGTTTGGCATGAATAGCACACAAGTTGGTATCCTCAAAAAGTCCAACAAGGTAAGCTTCGCTGGCTTCTTGCAAAGCCATCACAGCAGAACTTTGGAAACGAAGATCGGTTTTGAAGTCTTGAGCTATTTCACGAACGAGACGTTGGAAAGGTAATTTTCGGATTAAGAGTTCCGTACTTTTTTGGTATCTTCGAATTTCTCTGAGAGCTACAGTTCCAGGCCTATAGCGATGAGGTTTCTTCACTCCTCCCGTTGCAGGCGCACTTTTACGAGCAGCTTTGGTAGCCAACTGTTTCCGTGGAGCCTTTCCACCGGTAGATTTACGAGCGGTTTGCTTAGTACGAGCCATGTCGATGAGAATAAAGTGTGCTTCGTTTAAACTCCGAAACTACAGTAAGGCAACGATGATTTTGCTTCTCTTATATGCTTGTAGAGCAGAGTTCCGCCTCTGCTCTGATTGGTTAAAGTACGCGAGGTGGGGAGAGCTCTGTAGCACTTGACGACAGGGGTACGCGCGATGGAGGGGGAAGGACAGCTGGTACAGCTATATAGTAGTTCGACTTTGGACAAATATCACATTATTCTGTTGATTCTGTTGACTTTACGAAGCAGCGTACATTAGTCGAAATGAGCGGTCGTGGAAAGGGAGGAAAAGGATTGGGAAAAGGAGGAGCAAAGCGACACAGGAAGGTTCTTCGTGATAATATTCAGGGTATCACGAAGCCAGCTATCCGTCGACTT
This region of Osmia bicornis bicornis chromosome 5, iOsmBic2.1, whole genome shotgun sequence genomic DNA includes:
- the LOC123987791 gene encoding histone H3, with translation MARTKQTARKSTGGKAPRKQLATKAARKSAPATGGVKKPHRYRPGTVALREIRRYQKSTELLIRKLPFQRLVREIAQDFKTDLRFQSSAVMALQEASEAYLVGLFEDTNLCAIHAKRVTIMPKDIQLARRIRGERA